Proteins encoded in a region of the Deltaproteobacteria bacterium genome:
- a CDS encoding DNA alkylation repair protein produces the protein MRTKRGIEAPRVTAILAELEALGSEQSRAGMARYGINIARAFGVSVYELRKVAKRLGRDHGLALALWATGNHEARLLACFVDDPTEVTPAQMEAWARDFDSWDLCDQATTSLFDLTPHAWPKAAEWARRDEEWVKRAGFALMAGLAVHDKTATDRAFLKLLPLVERAAPDDRNFVKKAVSWALRNVGKRNPALNAAAIACAERILAAANMRAGGPRGGDTATRGARWAATDALRELTSEKARARLANRAR, from the coding sequence ATGAGAACCAAGCGCGGCATCGAAGCTCCAAGAGTGACGGCGATTCTCGCCGAGCTCGAGGCCCTGGGCAGCGAGCAGAGCCGAGCCGGGATGGCCCGCTACGGGATCAACATTGCGCGCGCGTTCGGCGTCTCGGTCTACGAGCTGCGCAAGGTCGCCAAGCGCCTCGGTCGGGACCACGGCCTGGCGCTCGCCCTCTGGGCGACGGGAAACCATGAGGCGCGACTTCTGGCCTGCTTCGTGGACGACCCGACCGAGGTGACCCCGGCGCAGATGGAGGCCTGGGCCCGCGACTTCGACTCCTGGGACCTCTGCGACCAGGCGACGACGAGCCTCTTCGATCTGACCCCGCACGCTTGGCCGAAGGCCGCCGAGTGGGCGAGGCGCGACGAGGAATGGGTCAAGCGCGCGGGGTTCGCCCTCATGGCGGGGCTCGCCGTGCACGACAAGACGGCCACCGACCGGGCCTTCTTGAAGCTCCTGCCCCTCGTCGAGCGCGCCGCTCCGGATGACCGAAACTTCGTCAAGAAAGCCGTCAGTTGGGCCCTCCGCAACGTCGGCAAGCGCAACCCGGCGCTCAACGCCGCCGCCATCGCCTGCGCCGAGCGCATCCTCGCCGCGGCGAACATGCGCGCCGGCGGCCCGCGTGGCGGCGACACAGCCACGCGCGGGGCTCGCTGGGCGGCCACCGATGCCCTCCGCGAGCTCACCTCCGAGAAGGCCCGAGCGCGCCTCGCGAACCGCGCCCGCTGA
- a CDS encoding DUF1059 domain-containing protein codes for MGKLLECAQVDPSTGCKHVVYGETEAEVLQRAGDHAKEHDVREVTPELVTRIKALIRDQELEKRSFATPDDVRPFGGGKGKMEVVRMGGVSMGRGTFEPGWRWSSHVKPNVKTESCQVNHTGFVLEGRLIVRMNDGKEMEFGPGDCFVMLAGHDAWVVGDSRCVLVDITGMG; via the coding sequence ATGGGAAAGCTACTCGAGTGTGCGCAGGTCGATCCGTCGACCGGATGCAAGCACGTCGTCTACGGCGAGACCGAGGCCGAGGTTCTCCAGCGCGCCGGCGACCACGCCAAGGAGCACGACGTCAGGGAGGTCACTCCCGAGCTCGTCACGCGGATCAAGGCCCTCATTCGCGATCAGGAGCTCGAGAAGCGGTCCTTCGCGACACCGGACGATGTCCGGCCCTTCGGTGGCGGCAAGGGCAAGATGGAGGTGGTCAGGATGGGTGGCGTGTCGATGGGGCGTGGGACCTTCGAGCCGGGCTGGCGCTGGTCGTCACACGTGAAGCCCAACGTGAAGACCGAGAGCTGCCAGGTGAACCACACCGGCTTCGTCCTCGAAGGGCGATTGATCGTCCGCATGAACGACGGCAAGGAGATGGAGTTCGGCCCCGGGGATTGCTTCGTGATGCTTGCGGGTCACGACGCCTGGGTCGTCGGCGACAGCCGGTGCGTCCTCGTCGACATCACGGGGATGGGCTAG